TCGCTTTGTTCAAATTCTAAATATGCCTACTCTGGAATTTCTATGAGTTATGCTTCTGTACCGACCTATTCTTGGACTATTATGGCAATGACGCATGAGATGGGACATTCTCTAGGTTCGCCTCATACGCATGCATGCGTTTGGAATGGTAATAATACGCCTATTGATGGTTGTGGTGCTGTAGGTGGTTTTTCTGAAGGTTGCGATGGTCCACTTCCTGCTAAAGGAACCATTATGAGCTATTGTCATCTTGTTGGAAGTGTTGGGATTAACTTGGCTTTAGGTTTTGGACCGCAGCCAGGCGCATTGATTCGTCAAACAGTAGATTCGAAATCTTGTCTTAATACAGATTGTATAACAGGTTGTAACCCTACCGTTTCGGCACTTCAGATGTCGAATATAACGAGCAATTCTGCAACAGCAACCATTGTTGATACAAAAGGTGGGACAGAATGGAAATATAGAATAACCAAGCCCGATGGCACTATTGTGAAATCCGGAATTGTTACTAATAAAGTTATTAATTTGACCAATCTGGATTCTAATACCTATTACTATGTTTTGGTGGGTGTTAATTGTGGCGGTGAGAATTCTTATGCGGCAAAACAACTTATTTTGACCGATGCGCAATGGTGTAATTCTAATCTTAAATTCACCGATACAGGAGGAGAAGCGGATAACTACGGTAATAGCGAAACTGTTATTAAAACCTTTACACCAGCTGATCCTAATGATAAAATTAAATTAACGTTCTCAGAATTTGTGACAGAGCAAGGCAGCGATTTTATGAGAATTCATAATGGTCCAAGTATTGGTTCTCAAGCATTTTTGGTGAATGGAAATGTTAATATATCAGGGAATTTGGATCTTGGAAGTTTCGAATCTACACACGAGACAGGCGCCATTACAATTAGATTTATTTCAAATGCATCTGTTGTTGAAAAAGGTTGGGTAGCACAGGTTGAATGCAAAAAATTGTCAAGTATAGATGTTAAAACAACAAGCTTTTCATTAGCACTTAATGCATCAAAAACCAGCCTGAATTTAAAATCTAATAAAACAATTGATAAACTTGAACTTTTTGATATGAATGGGAAACTTATTCACACATCGTTGGCATTGGATAAAAATTCCGAAATCGCGATTTCTCATTTGCCAGCAGGCGTTTATGTAGCATACGCTCATATTGATGGTCAAGTGATTTCGAAGAAATTTGTGAAATAAATTAAAATATATTCTTCTAAAAAAAACAAAAGCGCTTGTGAATAACGAGCGCTTTTTTTATTTATTTTTAAATCTTAAGAATCGAATTCGATATAGATCTTTTCGCCCATATTCATTCCGAATAAAGAGGCAGCGCCATTGTGAAGACTTCCTTTGTAGACAGTAAGTTCCAGAAGGTTGTTGTCGTTAAAGATGACTGCCGATTTGCCGTGATATTCGGCTTCGTCATCCCAGTCTGCCACAAGGTCTGTGTATTGATTGTAAATTTTGGTCAAAACGATATTCCTAAATTTTATAATAAAACTTGTTGCATTACTCATATGAAGCTCAAACAAGCTGCGATGTATATTGGAAACAACATTTCCAAAATTGTCCACATACATTACTTCGCCAATAATCATTTTTTCGGAAGCTTTGTAACTCGCATTTACAAAATAGGTTTCTTTGGTTTCGGTAATAAGTTTTCCGATAACTTCTGGCACGCCACCGTTATACAGATGTATGGCTGCTGGCACAAAAATATCTGTTGCGGTGAAGTTAATTGTATCATCAAACCTTTTATTTAAAGTAATTTCAAAAATATAATCAGGTTTAATATCAAAAAAAATAAGATTGAGAATACCATTGTCTGCTGCTAAAAAATAATGACCATCAATTTTGACTAAAATATTTTTTCGGTCTTTATGGAAAAAGCTGTCAACGCAAATAATATGGATGCTACCTTCAGGAAAATTTTTATAAGAACTTCTAATAACGTAAGCTGCCTGTTGAATGTTGTATGGCAAAATATCATGCGTGATGTCAACAAGTTTGATATCTTCATTCATGCTCAAAAGACTTCCTTTAATGCAAGCGACGCGGTGGTCGACAGTTCCGTAATCGGAAGTTAAACTTATTATAGGCATGCAATTTCTTTTGCGCAAAATTAATGATAAATATCTTCTCGGGTCAAGCATTTCGTCAAATCAATTCTTATATTTGTTAGGAATAACACAGTATTTTTTATGTACGAACTCAATTACGAAATTAATGACATAGACACCAAGATGTTTTATGGTGTACAAAATCAGTATTTTAATCTTATAAAATCCAGCTTTCCAACGCTCAAAATTACAGGTCGCGACAATTATATTTTTGCCATGGGAAATCAAGATACTTTGGATATTTTGAAAGGGCGACTAGATGATATGGTGTCCTTTATTTCCAAACATAATTCGATAGATCTTAAAAACGTTGAATCCATTCTTAAAATTAAAAATGAAGAAGAAAAACAATTGCTTTTTGATCAGAATATTATTGTAAAAGGCGTTAACGGAAAAGTTATAAAAGCTAAAACATCGAATCTTAAAAAACTGGTAAAAACGAGTGATAAAAAAGATATGGTGTTTGCTATTGGGCCTGCCGGGACAGGGAAAACCTACACGAGTGTTGCTTTGGCGGTGAAAGCGCTTCGCGATAAAGAGGTGAAACGTATTATTCTAACACGACCCGCTGTGGAAGCAGGAGAAAGTTTAGGATTTTTGCCTGGCGATCTTAAAGAGAAGTTGGATCCCTATTTGCAACCTTTATATGACGCTTTGCGCGATATGATTCCGCACGAGAAATTGGAAGCCTTTATAGAAAAAAAAGTCATCGAAGTGGCGCCTCTGGCTTTTATGCGCGGCCGTACCTTGGATGATGCTTTTGTGATTTTGGATGAAGCGCAAAATACGACACATTCTCAAATGAAAATGTTCCTCACCAGAATGGGAATGAATGCCAAATTCATTATTACAGGTGATCCCAGTCAGGTGGATCTCCCCAAAAATCAACAATCTGGACTTCGGGAGTCGATGCGAATTCTGAAAGATGTGGAAGAGATAGGCTTTGTGCATTTAACAGAAGAAGATGTGGTGCGCCATCCTGTTGTGAAGAAAATAATTTTAGCATATAATAAGGAAGAGCAATATAATCATCAGAATAAATGATTTTTTTGTAAAAAAAATAATGATATATTTGCAAAGTTTCATTGATATGGAAGATAAGGTATGAAATGTATTTTTGCTTTTTTGAGTTTTGTTGTAATGCTGAATTGTTCCTCGCAGCATCAACAAGAGAACCAAATGCCGTTAGAATTTGAGATTGTTCACCAATCCAAGTTCGATGTCCTAGAGGATTATGCATTTGTGTTATTGAAAAACCAAGAAGAAATAGACAATATTTATAAATATTTGTCAGCTTCACCAAAAGGATTACGACAAATCCCGATTCCGAGTTATGATGAAAATGAAACTTTAATCGCAGTAAGTGCGACGCCAAAATCTAAAAATGATATCGATATTAAATCTGTAAATTTAATTGGAGATAAAATAAATATCGAAATTATAGATGTGGATAATCCACAATTAGGAACCAGTGGACGACTGAAAAGTCTTGTAATAATCAAACTTTTGAATAATTATAAAAACAAATCAATAAACTTAATTATAAAATAATTACTATGGTTAAAAATTTCTTTACGTTTGCTGCGGTAATAGTTTCAGCTTCTGTATTTGGGCAAGCCAATTATTGGAGTAAAACTTCAAATGTTGCAGGAAAACAAGTTACAGAAAGACAATCTCAACCTATGCAATACAAATTGTATAATTTGAATTTGGATAAATTGAATGGTGCTCTACAAACGGCGCCTCAGAGATTTTCTAACGATGAAAGTTTAATCTTAAAGTTTCCTGATGCTAATGGAAATTTTGTTGATTATATAATTCAAGAAGCTTCGGTACTTTCTCCAGAACTACAAGAAAAATATTCTGATATTCGATCTTATGTTGGTTATCAAAAATCGAATAAATCTAATACTATTAGATTTAGCGTGACGCCAACAGATGGTGTTAATATTATGTATTTCGATGCAGGAGAAGTTAGCTATATGGATACTTATACCAAAGACAAAGGGACTTATGTCGTGTATAAGAGAAAAGATCTTAAAGCCAACCCAGAACAATTTAATTGTGGTTTCGTTGAAGAAAATAACGATGTTATCCCAGGAGTTGGAGAGGTTGATAGCAAATTCCCTTTAGTACAAGATGGAAAATGGAGAACCTACCGTTTAGCTTTAGCTTGTACAACGCAATATTCAACCTTCCATGTGAATAGAGCGGGGATGAGTCAAGGTACTGTTGAGCAAAAGAAAACTGCTGTCTTAGCAGCAATGGCGGCATCTATGACACGTGTTAATGGTGTTTATGAAAAGACGATGTCTTTAACTATGGTTTTGGTACCTAATAATGACCAGGTTATTTTCTTGACTAGTGCAGATTATCCAGCTTCAGGAGGTTACACCAATAATGATGGTGCGGCTATGTTGGATCAAAACTTAAGAATCTGTAATGAAATAATAGGTTCTGCAAATTATGACATAGGACATGTTTTCAGTACTGGAGGTGGTGGTATTGCTCAGCTTAATTCTCCATGTGGAACAGGCAAGGCAAGAGGTGTAACGGGATCTTCTGTACCAACTAATGATGCGTTTAATATTGATTATGTAGCACATGAAATGGGGCATCAATTTGGTGCAACGCATACCTTTAATAACAATACTGCTGGTAGCTGTGCAGGTAATAGATCCTTAGCTACAGCTTATGAGCCAGGAAGTGGTAGTACAATTATGGCTTATGCAGGTATTTGTACGGCAACACAAAATGTACAAAGTAGAAGTGATGCGTATTTTCATACCGCATCTGTTAACCAGATGTATAATTTTATATCAAGATCAGCAGATTGTTCTGTAAAAACTGATAATAACAATCAACCACCAGTGGTAGCTGATTTGTCAGATTATACTATTCCAAAAGGGACGCCATTTGCGCTATCAGCAACAGCAACAGACCCAGATGGAGATGAGGTTACTTATCTTTGGGAACAGTTGGACTCACAAAATAGTACACAGCCGCCCGTGTCGACTGCCACTTCTGGGCCAGTTTTTAGATCGTATTTTCCAGTGGTTGGAGGAACAAGATATTTCCCTAGAATGCTAGACCTTCTTAATAATGTTGATAATAAATGGGAAGTCTTGCCAACGGTAGCTAGAAATCTTAATTTTACGTTATTGGTTAATGATAACAAAGCTACAGGAGCACAATCGGCTAGAGCTAATATGCAGGTTGTAGTGTCTAATGTTGGGCCTTTCAAGGTGACTTCGCATGCTACTAATGCACAGTATATGGGAGGTTCTGCTACAACTGTAACATGGGATGTTGCGGGGACAAACGCTGCACCAGTTAATACTCAGAATGTTCAGATTTTATTATCAAAAGATTCTGGTGAAAACTTTGATATAGTTTTGGCGGAAAATGTGCCGAATACAGGTAGTGTCGAAGTGACTTTGCCAAATGACGATATTGCGACTGCAAGAATAATGATTAAAGCAAAAGAAAACATTTATTTTGCTATTAACTCTACTTATTTCTCCATCAAAAAAGATTTGGCGGTTAATGATATTACTAAAAAGTCATTCACGATTTATCCGAATCCTGCAAAAGGAGAAGTTAGCATTGCATTGTCTAACAAATCTTCAGAGGCTAACTATATGATTTATGATCAATCAGGTAGATTGTTGAAACAAGCTAAAGTGCCAACAACTGAGAAAATTAATGTTTCCGACTTAGCTACAGGTACTTATCGTATTGTTGTTAACGCTAATGGTACTGTGAATAGTCAAAATTTAGTTATTCAGAAGTAATTTTTATAAATTTATAATATTCGAAAAGGCTTGTGTTTGCAAGCCTTTTCTGTTTTTATTTAATAAAAATATCATAAAATTTGTTAAATTAAGAAATAGTATTATATTTGCTGTGTGAAAATAACAATTGTAATTATTTATTTATTTAATCTATTGTTTGATTTTATTCACTTAAATAATGCCAAAATGTGAAGATAATTTCAATGTAATATAGTATATTTTGATTGTAATTGTTTTTAATAAGGGATTTGATAATTAGTAAACTCTTAAATATATATTAATAAAAATTTTAAAATCATGAAAAAATTATTCTTAGTAGGTGCGTTAGCACTTTTTGCGTCGATGAATGCACAGCAATTTGGAATCAAGGCAGGTATGAATATTTCTAGTCTTAATGGAGATGTAGAGAATGTGAAATCTAAAGTTGGTTTTAGTGCTGGTGTATTTGCGCAATTTCCAATCTCGAGCCAATTTACATTCCAGCCAGAAGTTTTATACTCTGGACAAGGAGCTAAAGAAAAAGAAGATGGTTTTGAAGCAACTTGGTCTATAGATTATATTGCGGTGCCTTTGATGTTTAAATATAACTTAGCAGAGAAATTTAGTTTAGAAGCTGGTCCTCAAATAGGTTTTTTAATGAGTTCAAAATTAAAAGGTGATGGTGAATCAGTAGATATTAAAAATGAAATGAAATCTACAGATTTTGCAATTAATTTAGGTGCAAATTATGACATTATGCCAAATTTATTTATTGGCGCTAGATATAGTGCTGGTCTAACAAATATTATAAAAGATTCTGATGATTTTAAAGTTAGAAACAATGTGTTTTCTGTATCATTAGGTTATAAATTTTAATTAAGCCAATCTATATTTTATATTAAGAGCACTTTATAGTGCTCTTTTTTTTAACATTAAATGCACTTTTTGATGAGTTAAATAGTACAAAATAATAATCTTTTGTATTTTCTAATATCTCGCTAAATTTTTTATAATGGGTTTGGTTTCGGAATTTTCTGTTGTAAGTGTTGAGGTATTTTTTTAAATAAGGTATTTTGTTTATTAAAATAATAATTTTTCATATTGATGTTTACGTGTTGTATGTAGTTATATAATTGGTTTTTGTATGTATAATCATGTTTTTAATTAATATGATTTTTTTCATAAATAGTGTTAAAAATTTTAAGATTAATTATTGTAATTTTGCGCCATTAATTTTTAATAAAATGAAAAAAGTAATTCTAGTTGGTGCTTTGGCACTTTTCGGAGCAGTTAATGCTCAAATTGCAAAAGGAACTGCATTTATTTCTGGTACTGTAGGATATCAAGGTCAAAAAAATAATAATAATGATGTAACTAATGATTCGTTTACAGTTGTTCCAACTGTTGGATATTTTGTTGCTCCTAATGTTGCAGTAGGATTAGGTGTTGGTTATGCATCTGCATCAGAAAAAGGAAAATTTAACGGGGTTGATTATAAAGACACTACTTCAGCATTCGTTATTGAACCATTGGTAAGAAAATACTGGAATGTTTCAGATAACTTCTTATTGTTTGGTCAATTGTCTGTGCCAATGGCATTTGGTAATGACAAAGCTGAGGTTGCTGGTAAAGAAGTTGGTAAAGATAAATTCTCTTCTTTTGGAGTGGTTGTAAGACCAGGTATCGATTATGTAGTTGCTCCTAACTGGACTATCGAAGCTACTATCGGTGAATTCGGTTACAGATCTGCTAAATATAAAGATGCTAAAAGTGTAGATAACTACAACTTCGGTCTTGATTTAGGATCAGTTACTTTTGGTGTTAAATACCTTTTCAAATAAGATTTAACTCTTATAAAAATACAAAAGAGCTGTCAATTAATTTTGATAGCTCTTTTTGTGTGCACAAAAAAACTCATCTCTAAAATTTTAGAAATGAGTTTTTATATTTATTAGGTTTAAAACTATTTACCTCCAAAAAGCCCACCGCCCATGCCTGGCATATTTGGCATTTTGCTCATCATCTGCATCATTTGTTTACCCTGAGGACCTTGCATCATTTTCATCATTTTTCCCATTTGGTCAAACTGTTTCATAAGTTGGTTTACTTCTTCCAGGGTTCTTCCGGCGCCTTTTGCGATACGTTGCTTTCTAGGCATGTTAATGATAGATGGTTTTCTTCTCTCGTCAGGAGTCATACTATGGATAATTGCTTCGATATGTTTGAAGGCATCGTCGCTAATATCAACATCTTTGATGGCTTTTCCTACGCCAGGAATCATCCCCATCAAATCTTTCATATTACCCATTTTTTTGATTTGATTAATCTGCTTTAAGAAATCATCGAAACCAAATTCGTTTTTAGCAATTTTTTTGTGAAGTTTTTTTGCTTCTTCCTCGTCAAATTGTTCCTGAGCTCTTTCTACTAAGGAAACAACGTCACCCATACCAAGGATTCTGTCTGCCATCCTTTCTGGATAGAAAAGATCCAAAGCTTCCATCTTCTCACCAGTAGAGATGAATTTGATAGGTTTCTCAACAACAGAACGAATCGTCAAGGCTGCACCACCTCGCGTGTCACCGTCCAATTTGGTAAGGACAACACCATTGTAGTTAAGGACGTCGTTGAAGGCTTTTGCTGTGTTAACGGCGTCTTGCCCTGTCATGGAGTCAACAACGAATAATGTTTCTGTAGGTTTTACAGCTTGATGAACATTGCGGATTTCGTTCATCATTTCTTGATCAATTGCCAAACGTCCCGCGGTATCGATGATGATAACGTCGTGGTTGTTTTGTTTAGCAAAATTAATGGCGTTTTCAGAAATGCTAACAGGCTTAAGATTTCCATCTTCTGTATATACCGGAACTCCTATTTGATTACCCAAAACTTTTAGCTGATCAATAGCAGCAGGACGATAGACGTCACATGCTACCAATAGAGGTTTTTTGCTTCTTTTTTGTTTAAGATAATTGGCTAACTTTCCCGAAAAAGTCGTTTTACCAGAACCTTGCAAACCAGCAATCAAAATAATTGTCGGCTTTTCAGAAAGGTTGATGCCTTCTTGTGATCCTCCCATAAGATCTACCAATTCGTCATGGACGATTTTGGTCATCAACTGGCCAGGTGTTAAAGAGGTCAATACATTTTGACCAATAGCTTTGTCTTGAACTCTTTTGGTGAGGTCTTTTGCTACTTTGTAGTTAACATCGGCATCTACCAAGGCACGACGAATTTCTTTAACCGTTTCGGCTACGTTAATCTCGGTAATTTTGCCTCGTCCTGATATATTGTGTAAGGCTTTATCAAGTTTGTCTTGTAAACTATTGAACATTGTTTAGAAAATTAGATTTGCAAAAATAACGAATTTATAATAAATAAAGTAGTTCTGAATAATTTTTGGTAGTTTTGCCAAAATGAAGAATCTGAAGCTTATCCCAACGTACGCGTTATTATTTCTTTTGTTCTCTGCTTTGATGTTCTTGGTTCAATGGATATTGGAGACTCAGGGCATTCTGAATTTAAGTTATAAAATCCATTTCTTGTTATTTTTCGTTACCTTAGTTGGGGTTGTAACAATGCTTTTGGTTTTTGGTTTAAAAAAGAAAAATATTATAGGCTTTATATTTTTGGGATTTGTAGTTTTTAAGCTTTTTGCGATAGGATATATTGCTTTGTTTGAATCAGATTTTAAAAACAATCTTTTAGTTTATTTTGGAATGTATTGGTTGTATCTTGCGGCGGAAGTTGTTCTTGTTGTGGCTTTGGTAAGAAAACAAGACGAATGTCATAAAAATATTTGAGTTAAAGATTTCCCAAAATCGGATATTATTTTATATTTTTGCAAAAAAATTTTAGAAATCGATCTAGTCATGAATTTTAAAAAACTGTTAATTTTCCTTCATGTTTTTGTTTTTAGCTTTTCTTTTGTGAAAGCTAGCGAAACAGCTACAGTAGCAGGAACTGAGGAAAAGTACAATCCTGTACCGTTCATTATGCATCACATTGCTGATGGCCATTACTGGCATTTGTGGGGAGAGGGCGAAAACTCTGTTGGTTTTGCACTTCCAGTTATTTTGGTTGATAATGGATTGAAAGTTTTCAGTTCTTCAAAATTTGGTCACGAAGGTGAAGAAGTGGCTCATATTGATGGAAAGAATTACAAATTGTTCCACGGTAAAATCTACGAAACGGACGAACTAGGAACACTTACTATGCATAAAGATGAGAAAGGGGTAGAGCATCCTACGAATGCTAAGCCACTGGACTTGTCTATTACTAAGGTTGTTGCACAAATGATTTTTGCAGCATTTATTCTTATTCTTTTAGCTTTTGCAACGAAAGCAAGTTATAAAAAATCTGCTGTACCAACTGGTATTGCGAAGTTTATGGAGCCTCTTATTTTATTTGTTAGAGATGATATTGCTTTGCAAAATATTGGTTCGGTAAAATATAGAAGATATGTTCCTTATTTAGTGACTTTGTTCTTATTTATTTGGATTCTTAATATTTTAGGACTTGTTCCTGGCGCGGCTAACACAACAGGTAATATCGCTTTTACGATGATGATGGCGGTGTTTACATTACTAGTTGTTAATCTAAGTGGTAAAAAAACTTACTGGATGCACATGTTAGATCCATTAGGAAATAATATGCCTTTGGGTGGTAAAATATTGGTGTATATTATTTTGGTTCCAGTAGAATTATTAGGGATTATTACTAAACCTTTTGCCTTGATGATTCGTCTTTTTGCAAACATGACAGCAGGACACATTATCATCATGAGTTTGATCGCTTTGATCTTCATCATGAAAACATATATGATCGCTCCTGTGTCTTTAGGTTTAACATTATTTATTTATGTGTTGGAGGTATTGGTAGCAGCATTACAGGCTTATATCTTTACCATGTTAACAGCATTATTTATTGGATCAGCGGTTGAAGAACCTCACCACGATCACTAGTATTTATTTTAAAACAATAAAAGCAACTTTTTAAATTATAACATTATGACAGGTAGTATCGCAGCAATCGGAGCTGGATTAGCAGTTCTAGGCGTTGGATTAGGAATTGGTAAAATTGGTGGAAGCGCTATGGAAGGTATCGCTAGACAACCAGAGCAATCAGGAAAAATCCAAACTGCAATGATTATCGCAGCAGCTCTTATCGAGGGTGCTGGTCTATTCGGTATCGTAGTAGCATTACTAGGTAACGGATAAGAAACAATTAAGGATTCTGCAAACGGTTGGTTTGTAGAATCCTTTTATTAAACTAAAACAATTATAACTTTAATATACATTTAGATAATGGACTTATTAACGCCTTCAATTGGTAACTTATTTTGGACAGCAGTTGTATTTCTTTTACTTTTGGCTTTATTAGCTAAGTTTGCATGGGCTCCAATTTTAAGTGCTGTGAGAGAAAGAGAAAACAACATTCAAGATGCTCTTAACCAAGCTAAATTAGCTCGTCAAGAAATGTCTCAACTGAAAGAAGATAACGAAAGAATTCTTCGTGAAGCAAAAGTTGAGCGTGATGCTATCCTAAAAGAAGCCAGAGACATGAAGGATAAGATCGTTAGCGATGCTAAAGAAGTTGCAAAAGTAGAAGGAGACAAAATGATCGAATCTGCTAGACAATCTATCCAAACGGAAAAGAATGCTGCTATGGCAGATATCAAAAACCAAATCGGTACTTTATCTGTAACTATTGCAGAAAACATCCTAAAACAAAAGTTAGATAACAACGAAGCGCAAACAGCCCTAGTTGAAAACTTAATCAATAAGTCTAACCTTAATTAAAAACAATGCTAACATCTAAAGTTGCAAAAAGATACGCGCAAGGTCTGCTAGATTTCTCCAGAGAAGCTGGTAGCACAGACGCTATTTTCCAAGAAATGCAAGATGTGGTAAAAATCATGTCTGAGTCAAAGGAGTTGAACCAATTTTTCAACACCCCTTTTATCGATGCTAAAAAGAAAATAGAAGTTGCTGGAGAAGTTTTTAAAGCTTTTTCACCTGTTGCGCAAAATCTTGTAAAATTGACTATTAATCAAGGACGCGAGTCCCATCTTAAGCAAATCGCACAAGAATTTATTAACAAAGTTGAAGACATTAGAGGTACAAAACGTGTATCGGTAACATCTGCAACAGCTTTGTCAAAAGAAACTGTAACGGATATTTTGAAAGCCTCAAAGCTTATCCCAACCAATACAGATTTTGAAGTGGAAAGTATTATCAAACCAGAAATTCTTGGAGGTTACATTCTAAGAGTTGGTGATAAACAAATCGACGCTTCTGTGAAAACAAAACTTAATAACATTAAGAAAGAATTTCAACTTAATTAAGAAAAAACAACCATAAAATGGCAGAAATAAATCCAGCAGAAGTATCCGCGATACTGAAGCAACAATTAGCAAATTTCGATACGCAATCTAACGTAGAGGAAGTAGGTACTGTACTCTCTATCGGGGATGGTATTGCACGTGTTTACGGTTTAGAAAACGTACAATACGGAGAATTGGTAAAATTCGAAAGTGGTGTTGAAGGTTTAGTACTTAACCTAGAAGATGACAATGTAGGTGTTGCTCTTCTTGGCGAATCAAAACTTGTAAGAGAAGGAGATACTGTTAAAAGAACCAACACAATCTCTTCTATAAAAGTAGGAGAAGGAATGTTAGGTAGAGTTGTTGATACATTGGGTAACCCTATTGATGGTAAAGGTCCTATCACAGGAGATCTTTACGAAATGCCACTAGAAAGAAAGGCACCAGGGGTAATCTTCAGACAACCTGTAACGGAGCCTTTACAATCAGGTATCGTTGCAATTGACTCGATGATTCCTGTAGGTAGAGGGCAAAGAGAGCTTATCATTGGTGACAGACAGACTGGTAAAACAACTGTTGCGATTGATACGATTATCAACCAAAAAGAATTCTATGATGCTGGACAACCAGTATTTTGTATATATGTTGCTATCGGACAAAAAGCGTCTACTGTAGCACAAATCGTTCAGACTTTAACGGACAAAGGCGCTTTAGCTTACACAGTTGTTGTAGCGGCTAACGCATCAGACCCAGTTCCTATGCAGGTGTATTCTGCAATGGCTGGAGCTGCTATCGGAGAATACTTCCGTGACACTGGTCGCCCAGCGTTAATCGTTTATGATGATTTATCGAAACAAGCTGTTGCTTACCGTGAGTTGTCTTTGTTATTAAGAAGACCACCAGGACGTGAAGCTTATCCAGGTGACGTTTTCTACCTTCACTCAAGATTGTTAGAAAGAGCAGCTAAAGTTATTGCTGATGATAATATAGCTAAGCAAATGAATGACTTGCCAGAATCTCTTAAACCTATCGTAAAAGGTGGTGGATCTT
This genomic stretch from Chryseobacterium sp. POL2 harbors:
- a CDS encoding M12 family metallo-peptidase, with the protein product MKRVLQVVFLFFVFSLSLGQSAQLVGKKIADYKSSKQSFTTYNLFQQSNALAKQAKFQLAARDAIALDLNKVQLKELVAKRPTAVEISVPFRDKEITLELIQNDIFGGQNNLTIQTDQGEFKSYKPGVYYQGIIKGDPTSVVAFSFFEDDVVGLASDLKVGNIVVGKAIDSEDFLIYSDSTLTGASPFVCKADELMENQSQNFSFDPSTVNKKAETTENCVRVYYEICNKPYKQNSSNITTTTNWITAIHNNIGTLYNNDGVKMSLHEIFIWTTADPYTGDYGENLAQFRATRTTFNGDLAHLVNYPSTTSVAYLNSLCSNSKYAYSGISMSYASVPTYSWTIMAMTHEMGHSLGSPHTHACVWNGNNTPIDGCGAVGGFSEGCDGPLPAKGTIMSYCHLVGSVGINLALGFGPQPGALIRQTVDSKSCLNTDCITGCNPTVSALQMSNITSNSATATIVDTKGGTEWKYRITKPDGTIVKSGIVTNKVINLTNLDSNTYYYVLVGVNCGGENSYAAKQLILTDAQWCNSNLKFTDTGGEADNYGNSETVIKTFTPADPNDKIKLTFSEFVTEQGSDFMRIHNGPSIGSQAFLVNGNVNISGNLDLGSFESTHETGAITIRFISNASVVEKGWVAQVECKKLSSIDVKTTSFSLALNASKTSLNLKSNKTIDKLELFDMNGKLIHTSLALDKNSEIAISHLPAGVYVAYAHIDGQVISKKFVK
- a CDS encoding S-adenosyl-l-methionine hydroxide adenosyltransferase family protein, giving the protein MPIISLTSDYGTVDHRVACIKGSLLSMNEDIKLVDITHDILPYNIQQAAYVIRSSYKNFPEGSIHIICVDSFFHKDRKNILVKIDGHYFLAADNGILNLIFFDIKPDYIFEITLNKRFDDTINFTATDIFVPAAIHLYNGGVPEVIGKLITETKETYFVNASYKASEKMIIGEVMYVDNFGNVVSNIHRSLFELHMSNATSFIIKFRNIVLTKIYNQYTDLVADWDDEAEYHGKSAVIFNDNNLLELTVYKGSLHNGAASLFGMNMGEKIYIEFDS
- a CDS encoding PhoH family protein, with translation MYELNYEINDIDTKMFYGVQNQYFNLIKSSFPTLKITGRDNYIFAMGNQDTLDILKGRLDDMVSFISKHNSIDLKNVESILKIKNEEEKQLLFDQNIIVKGVNGKVIKAKTSNLKKLVKTSDKKDMVFAIGPAGTGKTYTSVALAVKALRDKEVKRIILTRPAVEAGESLGFLPGDLKEKLDPYLQPLYDALRDMIPHEKLEAFIEKKVIEVAPLAFMRGRTLDDAFVILDEAQNTTHSQMKMFLTRMGMNAKFIITGDPSQVDLPKNQQSGLRESMRILKDVEEIGFVHLTEEDVVRHPVVKKIILAYNKEEQYNHQNK
- a CDS encoding reprolysin-like metallopeptidase, whose translation is MVKNFFTFAAVIVSASVFGQANYWSKTSNVAGKQVTERQSQPMQYKLYNLNLDKLNGALQTAPQRFSNDESLILKFPDANGNFVDYIIQEASVLSPELQEKYSDIRSYVGYQKSNKSNTIRFSVTPTDGVNIMYFDAGEVSYMDTYTKDKGTYVVYKRKDLKANPEQFNCGFVEENNDVIPGVGEVDSKFPLVQDGKWRTYRLALACTTQYSTFHVNRAGMSQGTVEQKKTAVLAAMAASMTRVNGVYEKTMSLTMVLVPNNDQVIFLTSADYPASGGYTNNDGAAMLDQNLRICNEIIGSANYDIGHVFSTGGGGIAQLNSPCGTGKARGVTGSSVPTNDAFNIDYVAHEMGHQFGATHTFNNNTAGSCAGNRSLATAYEPGSGSTIMAYAGICTATQNVQSRSDAYFHTASVNQMYNFISRSADCSVKTDNNNQPPVVADLSDYTIPKGTPFALSATATDPDGDEVTYLWEQLDSQNSTQPPVSTATSGPVFRSYFPVVGGTRYFPRMLDLLNNVDNKWEVLPTVARNLNFTLLVNDNKATGAQSARANMQVVVSNVGPFKVTSHATNAQYMGGSATTVTWDVAGTNAAPVNTQNVQILLSKDSGENFDIVLAENVPNTGSVEVTLPNDDIATARIMIKAKENIYFAINSTYFSIKKDLAVNDITKKSFTIYPNPAKGEVSIALSNKSSEANYMIYDQSGRLLKQAKVPTTEKINVSDLATGTYRIVVNANGTVNSQNLVIQK
- a CDS encoding porin family protein; the protein is MKKLFLVGALALFASMNAQQFGIKAGMNISSLNGDVENVKSKVGFSAGVFAQFPISSQFTFQPEVLYSGQGAKEKEDGFEATWSIDYIAVPLMFKYNLAEKFSLEAGPQIGFLMSSKLKGDGESVDIKNEMKSTDFAINLGANYDIMPNLFIGARYSAGLTNIIKDSDDFKVRNNVFSVSLGYKF
- a CDS encoding outer membrane protein; amino-acid sequence: MKKVILVGALALFGAVNAQIAKGTAFISGTVGYQGQKNNNNDVTNDSFTVVPTVGYFVAPNVAVGLGVGYASASEKGKFNGVDYKDTTSAFVIEPLVRKYWNVSDNFLLFGQLSVPMAFGNDKAEVAGKEVGKDKFSSFGVVVRPGIDYVVAPNWTIEATIGEFGYRSAKYKDAKSVDNYNFGLDLGSVTFGVKYLFK